Proteins from a genomic interval of Medicago truncatula cultivar Jemalong A17 chromosome 3, MtrunA17r5.0-ANR, whole genome shotgun sequence:
- the LOC120579640 gene encoding heparanase-like protein 1, with product MRLYHALFLFLASLQVALSQDIEHGSLLVNGAQAKAETGDNFICATIDWWPHDKCDYGHCSWGYSSVVNLDLSHPFLAKAIQALKPLRIRLGGSLQDQVVYDIGNLKSPCHPLQKMNGQGWLFGFSKGCLHMKRWDELNQFFNQTGAIVTFGLNALRGKHQISHHVWEGVWDPTNAYDFIKYTVSKGYKIDAWELGNELSGKGIGASVGVTQYGKDLIKLKRILDVLYEKSRFKPSLVAPGGFYEKEWYDKLLQVSGSGIINVLTHHLYNLGPGSDGHLEGKILDPNRLSKVETIFSNLSETIQKHGPWTSAWVGEAGGAYNSGGRCVSNTFLNSFWYLDQLGIASTYNTKVYCRQTLIGGNYGLLNTSTLAPNPDYYSALLWHRLMGKKVLGVSSDVSSPFLRTYAHCSKDRAGVTLLLINLSNQTHFILNVKNPVTVKANEVAKNIHEEKNSFFHNLKKAFSWIGTKGSEVTFREEYHLTPKDNNLKSQTMVLNGIPLKLTNEGDIPTMDPVHNNVRSPIYIVPLSIAFIVYPNFDAPACARY from the exons ATGAGACTCTACCATGCATTGTTTCTATTTTTGGCTTCTCTTCAAGTTGCTTTAAGTCAAGATATTGAACACGGTTCGCTACTAGTAAATGGAGCTCAAGCAAAAGCTGAAACAGGTGATAACTTTATTTGTGCCACTATTGATTGGTGGCCTCATGATAAATGCGACTACGGCCATTGTTCTTGGGGATATTCATCTGTTGTAAATTTG GACTTATCTCATCCTTTCCTAGCCAAAGCGATCCAAG CCCTCAAGCCTTTGAGGATAAGACTTGGAGGTTCTTTGCAAGACCAGGTCGTGTATGACATAGGAAATTTGAAGTCTCCTTGTCATCCTCTTCAAAAGATGAATGGTCAAGGTTGGTTATTTGGATTTTCAAAGGGATGTTTACACATGAAAAGATGGGATGAGCTgaatcaatttttcaatcagacagg GGCCATTGTGACATTTGGCTTGAATGCGCTCCGTGGGAAGCACCAGATTAGTCATCATGTTTGGGAAGGAGTCTGGGACCCTACAAATGCTTATGATTTTATAAAGTACACTGTTTCAAAGGGATACAAGATTGATGCATGGGAACTTG GTAATGAGTTAAGCGGTAAAGGCATTGGTGCATCAGTTGGCGTTACACAGTATGGTAAAGACTTGATAAAACTTAAACGAATTCTAGATGTGTTATACGAGAAGTCCAGGTTCAAACCTTCACTTGTAGCACCTGGTGGATTTTATGAAAAGGAATGGTACGATAAACTTCTTCAGGTTTCTGGTTCAGGCATAATCAATGTTCTGACTCATCATCTATATAATTTGGGCCCAG GTAGTGATGGACATCTTGAAGGGAAGATTTTAGATCCTAAtcgcttgagcaaggtggaaaCAATTTTCAGCAATCTGTCAGAAACCATTCAAAAACATGGTCCTTGGACTTCTGCATGGGTAGGAGAAGCTGGCGGGGCATATAACAGTGGCGGCCGTTGTGTATCTAACACATTTCTGAATAGCTTTTG GTACTTAGATCAACTTGGAATAGCATCCACCTACAATACTAAAGTTTATTGTAGGCAGACATTAATTGGAGGGAACTATGGCCTTCTCAATACCTCCACGCTCGCTCCTAATCCTGACTACTACAG CGCACTATTGTGGCATCGGCTGATGGGAAAGAAGGTTCTTGGTGTTTCGAGTGATGTTTCCTCGCCATTTTTACGCACTTACGCCCATTGTTCAAAAGACAGA GCTGGTGTAACACTACTGTTGATCAACTTAAGCAATCAAACTCACTTCATACTCAATGTGAAAAACCCTGTAACTGTTAAAGCAAATGAAGTGGCCAAAAACAtccatgaagaaaaaaattcattctttcACAATCTCAAGAAAGCATTTTCTTGGATTGGAACAAAAGGGTCAGAGGTCACATTCAGGGAAGAGTATCACTTAACTCCGAAAGATAATAACCTCAAAAGCCAAACCATGGTGCTAAATGGCATTCCACTAAAGCTAACAAATGAAGGGGATATTCCAACAATGGATCCAGTGCACAATAATGTAAGATCTCCAATATATATAGTTCCTTTGTCAATTGCATTTATTGTGTACCCTAACTTTGATGCTCCAGCTTGTGCTAGATACTGA
- the LOC25488660 gene encoding heparanase-like protein 2 — translation MRLYLALFFFLASLQVTLSKDIEHGLLLVNGAKAKAETGDNFICATIDWWPPECNFGVCSWGHSSIVNLDLSRPLLAKAIQALKPLRIRLGGSLQDQVVYNVGNLKSTGHPFQKMKNGLFGFSKGSLHMQRWDELNHFFNKTGAIVMFGLNALIGRHKINNTNNVWEGAWDPTNAYDFIKYTVSKGYKIDAWEFGNELSGTGVRASVDVAQYGKDVINLKRILDELYKNSRFKPLLVAPDGSYDKEWYNKLLQLSGPGVINVLTHHLYNIGRAIDTHLLERILDPDKLSEAETTFRNLSETIQKHGPWASAWVGESGGISWSGGRDVSDTFVNSFWYLDQLGMASTYNTKVYCRQSLIGGNYGLLNTSTLAPNPDYYSALLWHRLMGKKVLGVSTDISLPFLRTYTHCSKERAGVTLLLINLSNQTQFILNVKNHVTVKTNEVAKFREEYHLTPKDNNLRSQTMVLNGIPLKLTNKGDIPTMDPVHNNVKSSIHIAPLSIAFIVYLNFDAPACARH, via the exons ATGAGACTCTACCTtgcattgtttttctttttggccTCTCTTCAAGTTACTCTAAGTAAAGATATTGAACATGGTTTGCTACTAGTAAATGGAGCTAAAGCAAAAGCTGAAACAGGTGATAACTTCATTTGCGCAACGATTGATTGGTGGCCTCCTGAATGCAACTTCGGCGTTTGTTCTTGGGGACATTCGTCTATTGTAAATTTG GACTTATCTCGTCCTCTCCTTGCCAAAGCAATCCAAG CCCTTAAGCCTTTGAGGATAAGACTTGGAGGTTCTCTGCAAGACCAGGTGGTGTATAACGTAGGAAACTTGAAGTCTACTGGTCATCCATTTCAAAAGATGAAAAATGGTTTGTTTGGATTTTCAAAGGGATCTTTACACATGCAAAGGTGGGATGAGCTGAATCATTTTTTCAATAAGACAGG GGCCATTGTGATGTTTGGCTTGAATGCCCTCATTGGGAGGCACAAGATTAACAATACTAATAATGTTTGGGAAGGAGCCTGGGACCCTACAAATGCTTATGATTTTATAAAGTACACTGTTTCAAAGGGATACAAGATTGATGCATGGGAATTTG GTAATGAGTTGAGTGGTACAGGCGTTCGTGCATCAGTTGACGTTGCACAGTATGGGAAAGACGTGATAAACCTTAAACGAATTCTAGATGAGTTATACAAGAACTCGAGGTTCAAACCCTTACTTGTAGCACCTGATGGAAGTTATGATAAGGAATGGTACAATAAGCTTCTTCAGCTTTCTGGTCCAGGCGTAATCAATGTTCTGACTCATCATTTATATAACATAGGCCGAG CTATTGACACACATCTTTTAGAGAGGATTTTAGATCCTGATAAGTTGAGCGAAGCGGAAACAACTTTCAGAAATCTTTCAGAAACCATTCAAAAACATGGTCCTTGGGCTTCTGCATGGGTAGGAGAATCTGGCGGGATATCTTGGAGTGGCGGTCGTGATGTATCTGACACATTTGTGAATAGCTTTTG GTACTTAGATCAACTTGGAATGGCATCCACCTACAATACCAAAGTTTATTGTAGGCAGTCATTAATTGGAGGGAACTATGGTCTTCTCAATACCTCCACTCTCGCTCCTAATCCTGACTACTACAG CGCACTATTGTGGCATCGGCTGATGGGAAAGAAGGTTCTTGGTGTTTCGACTGATATTTCTTTGCCATTTTTACGCACCTACACCCATTGTTCAAAAGAAAGG GCTGGTGTAACATTATTGTTGATCAACTTAAGCAATCAAACTCAGTTCATACTCAATGTGAAAAACCATGTAACTGTTAAAACAAATGAAGTGGCCAAATTCAGGGAAGAGTATCACTTGACTCCAAAAGATAATAACCTCAGAAGCCAAACCATGGTGCTGAATGGCATTCCACTCAAGTTAACAAATAAAGGGGATATTCCAACAATGGATCCAGTGCACAATAATGTGAAATCTTCAATACACATAGCTCCTTTGTCCATTGCATTTATTGTGTACCTAAACTTTGATGCTCCAGCTTGTGCCAGGCACTGA
- the LOC25488661 gene encoding heparanase-like protein 2 isoform X1 produces the protein MRLSLALFIFLASLQVTLSKDVEHGLILVNGAQAKAEIGDNFICATIDWWPPELCNFGVCSWGHSSIVNLDLSHPLLAKAIQALKPLRIRLGGSLQDQVVYNVGNLKSPGHPFQKVKGGFLGFSEGSLHMQRWDELNHFFNKTGAIVMFGLNALSGRHKISNTSNVWEGAWDPTNAYDFIKYTVSKGYKIDAWEFGNELSGTGVGASVGVAQYGKDVINLKRILDELYKNSRFKPLLVAPDGSYDKEWYNKLLQLSGPGVINVLTHHLYNIGRANDTHLIERILDPDHLSEVETTFRNLSETIQKHGPWASAWVGESGGISRSGSRDVSNTFVNSFWYLDQLGMASTYNTKVYCRQSLIGGNYGLLNTSTLAPNPDYYSALLWYRLMGKKVLGVRSNISSPFLRTYSHCSKDSAGVTLLLINLSNQTEFILNVKNHVTVKANEVAKFREEYHLTPKDNNLRSQTMVLNGIPLKLTNKGDIPAMDPVQNNVKSPIYIDPLSIAFIVYPNFDAPACARHSKL, from the exons ATGAGACTCTCCCTTGCATTGTTCATCTTTTTGGCCTCTCTTCAAGTTACTCTAAGTAAAGATGTTGAACATGGTTTGATACTAGTAAATGGAGCTCAAGCAAAAGCTGAAATAGGTGATAACTTCATTTGCGCAACGATTGATTGGTGGCCTCCTGAATTATGCAACTTCGGCGTTTGTTCTTGGGGACATTCATCTATTGTCAATTTG GACTTATCTCATCCTCTCCTTGCCAAAGCAATCCAAG CCCTCAAACCTTTGAGGATAAGACTTGGAGGTTCTCTGCAAGACCAGGTGGTGTATAACGTAGGAAACTTGAAGTCTCCTGGTCATCCATTTCAAAAGGTGAAAGGTGGATTTTTAGGATTTTCAGAGGGATCTTTACACATGCAAAGGTGGGATGAGCTGAATCATTTTTTCAACAAGACAGG GGCCATTGTGATGTTTGGGTTGAATGCGCTCAGTGGGAGGCACAAGATTAGTAACACTAGTAATGTTTGGGAAGGAGCCTGGGACCCTACAAATGCTTATGATTTTATAAAGTACACTGTTTCAAAGGGATACAAGATTGATGCATGGGAATTTG GTAATGAGTTGAGTGGTACAGGCGTTGGTGCATCAGTTGGCGTTGCACAGTATGGGAAAGACGTGATAAACCTTAAACGAATTCTAGATGAGTTATACAAGAACTCGAGGTTCAAACCCTTACTTGTAGCACCTGATGGAAGTTATGATAAGGAATGGTACAATAAGCTTCTTCAGCTTTCTGGTCCAGGCGTAATCAATGTTCTGACTCATCATTTATATAACATAGGCCGAG CTAATGACACGCATCTTATAGAGAGAATTTTAGATCCTGATCACTTGAGCGAAGTGGAAACAACCTTCAGAAATCTTTCAGAAACCATTCAAAAACATGGTCCTTGGGCTTCTGCATGGGTAGGAGAATCTGGCGGGATATCTAGGAGTGGCAGTCGTGATGTATCTAACACATTTGTGAATAGCTTTTG GTACTTAGATCAACTTGGAATGGCATCCACCTACAATACTAAAGTTTATTGTAGGCAGTCATTAATTGGAGGGAACTATGGTCTTCTCAATACCTCCACTCTCGCTCCTAATCCTGACTACTACAG TGCGCTGTTGTGGTATCGGCTAATGGGAAAGAAGGTTCTTGGTGTTAGGAGTAATATTTCTTCGCCATTTTTACGCACTTACTCCCATTGTTCAAAAGACAGT GCTGGTGTAACATTACTGTTGATCAACTTAAGCAATCAAACTGAGTTCATACTCAATGTGAAAAACCATGTAACTGTTAAAGCAAATGAAGTGGCCAAATTCAGGGAAGAGTATCACTTAACTCCAAAAGATAATAATCTCAGAAGCCAAACCATGGTGCTGAATGGCATTCCACTTAAGTTAACAAATAAAGGGGATATTCCAGCAATGGATCCAGTGCAAAATAATGTGAAATCTCCAATATACATAGATCCTTTGTCCATTGCATTTATTGTGTACCCAAACTTTGATGCTCCAGCTTGTgccaggcactcaaaactataa
- the LOC25488661 gene encoding heparanase-like protein 2 isoform X2 — protein sequence MRLSLALFIFLASLQVTLSKDVEHGLILVNGAQAKAEIGDNFICATIDWWPPELCNFGVCSWGHSSIVNLDLSHPLLAKAIQALKPLRIRLGGSLQDQVVYNVGNLKSPGHPFQKVKGGFLGFSEGSLHMQRWDELNHFFNKTGAIVMFGLNALSGRHKISNTSNVWEGAWDPTNAYDFIKYTVSKGYKIDAWEFGVGASVGVAQYGKDVINLKRILDELYKNSRFKPLLVAPDGSYDKEWYNKLLQLSGPGVINVLTHHLYNIGRANDTHLIERILDPDHLSEVETTFRNLSETIQKHGPWASAWVGESGGISRSGSRDVSNTFVNSFWYLDQLGMASTYNTKVYCRQSLIGGNYGLLNTSTLAPNPDYYSALLWYRLMGKKVLGVRSNISSPFLRTYSHCSKDSAGVTLLLINLSNQTEFILNVKNHVTVKANEVAKFREEYHLTPKDNNLRSQTMVLNGIPLKLTNKGDIPAMDPVQNNVKSPIYIDPLSIAFIVYPNFDAPACARHSKL from the exons ATGAGACTCTCCCTTGCATTGTTCATCTTTTTGGCCTCTCTTCAAGTTACTCTAAGTAAAGATGTTGAACATGGTTTGATACTAGTAAATGGAGCTCAAGCAAAAGCTGAAATAGGTGATAACTTCATTTGCGCAACGATTGATTGGTGGCCTCCTGAATTATGCAACTTCGGCGTTTGTTCTTGGGGACATTCATCTATTGTCAATTTG GACTTATCTCATCCTCTCCTTGCCAAAGCAATCCAAG CCCTCAAACCTTTGAGGATAAGACTTGGAGGTTCTCTGCAAGACCAGGTGGTGTATAACGTAGGAAACTTGAAGTCTCCTGGTCATCCATTTCAAAAGGTGAAAGGTGGATTTTTAGGATTTTCAGAGGGATCTTTACACATGCAAAGGTGGGATGAGCTGAATCATTTTTTCAACAAGACAGG GGCCATTGTGATGTTTGGGTTGAATGCGCTCAGTGGGAGGCACAAGATTAGTAACACTAGTAATGTTTGGGAAGGAGCCTGGGACCCTACAAATGCTTATGATTTTATAAAGTACACTGTTTCAAAGGGATACAAGATTGATGCATGGGAATTTG GCGTTGGTGCATCAGTTGGCGTTGCACAGTATGGGAAAGACGTGATAAACCTTAAACGAATTCTAGATGAGTTATACAAGAACTCGAGGTTCAAACCCTTACTTGTAGCACCTGATGGAAGTTATGATAAGGAATGGTACAATAAGCTTCTTCAGCTTTCTGGTCCAGGCGTAATCAATGTTCTGACTCATCATTTATATAACATAGGCCGAG CTAATGACACGCATCTTATAGAGAGAATTTTAGATCCTGATCACTTGAGCGAAGTGGAAACAACCTTCAGAAATCTTTCAGAAACCATTCAAAAACATGGTCCTTGGGCTTCTGCATGGGTAGGAGAATCTGGCGGGATATCTAGGAGTGGCAGTCGTGATGTATCTAACACATTTGTGAATAGCTTTTG GTACTTAGATCAACTTGGAATGGCATCCACCTACAATACTAAAGTTTATTGTAGGCAGTCATTAATTGGAGGGAACTATGGTCTTCTCAATACCTCCACTCTCGCTCCTAATCCTGACTACTACAG TGCGCTGTTGTGGTATCGGCTAATGGGAAAGAAGGTTCTTGGTGTTAGGAGTAATATTTCTTCGCCATTTTTACGCACTTACTCCCATTGTTCAAAAGACAGT GCTGGTGTAACATTACTGTTGATCAACTTAAGCAATCAAACTGAGTTCATACTCAATGTGAAAAACCATGTAACTGTTAAAGCAAATGAAGTGGCCAAATTCAGGGAAGAGTATCACTTAACTCCAAAAGATAATAATCTCAGAAGCCAAACCATGGTGCTGAATGGCATTCCACTTAAGTTAACAAATAAAGGGGATATTCCAGCAATGGATCCAGTGCAAAATAATGTGAAATCTCCAATATACATAGATCCTTTGTCCATTGCATTTATTGTGTACCCAAACTTTGATGCTCCAGCTTGTgccaggcactcaaaactataa
- the LOC25488662 gene encoding heparanase-like protein 1, producing the protein MRLYLALFFFLTSLQVTLSKDIEHGLLLVNGAQAKAETGDNFICATIDWWPHDKCNDGYCSWGHSSIVNLDLSHPFLAKAIQALKPLRIRLGGSLQDQIVYDIGNLKSPCHPLQKMNGQGWLFGFSKGCLHMKRWDELNQFFNQTGAIVMFGLNALSGRHKISNTSNVWEGAWDPTNAYDFIKYTVSKGYKIDAWEFGNELSGEGIGASVGVARYGKDVIKLKRILDVLYKNLRFKPSLVAPGGFYVKEWYTKLLHISGSGVVNVVTHHIYNLGPGNNTHLVEKILDPNRMIKVETTFKNLSETIQKHGPWASAWVGEAGGAANSGGIGISNTFVNSFWYLDQLGMASNYNTKVYCRQTLIGGNYGLLNSSTLSPNPDYYSALLWHRLMGKKVLGVSSDISSPFLRTYAHCSKDRAGVTLLVINISNQTQFRLNVKNHGTVKANEVAKFREEYHLTPKDNNLRSHTMVLNGIPLKLTNKGDIPTMNPVHNNVKSPIYIAPLSIAFILYPNFDAPACARHSENYKVYDK; encoded by the exons ATGAGACTCTACCTtgcattgtttttctttttgacctCTCTTCAAGTTACTCTTAGTAAAGATATTGAACATGGTTTGCTACTAGTAAATGGAGCTCAAGCAAAAGCTGAAACAGGTGATAACTTCATTTGTGCCACTATTGATTGGTGGCCTCATGATAAATGCAACGACGGCTATTGTTCTTGGGGACACTCATCTATTGTAAATTTG GACTTATCTCATCCTTTCCTTGCCAAAGCAATCCAAG CCCTCAAACCTTTGAGGATAAGACTTGGAGGTTCTTTGCAAGACCAGATCGTATATGACATAGGAAATTTAAAGTCTCCTTGTCATCCACTTCAAAAGATGAATGGTCAAGGTTGGTTATTTGGATTTTCAAAGGGATGTTTACACATGAAAAGATGGGATGAGCTgaatcaatttttcaatcagacagg GGCCATTGTGATGTTTGGCTTGAATGCGCTCAGTGGGAGGCACAAGATTAGTAACACTAGTAATGTTTGGGAAGGAGCCTGGGACCCTACAAATGCTTATGATTTTATAAAGTACACTGTTTCAAAGGGATACAAGATTGATGCATGGGAATTTG GTAATGAGTTAAGTGGTGAAGGCATTGGTGCATCAGTCGGTGTTGCACGGTATGGGAAAGACGTGATAAAACTTAAACGAATTCTAGATGTGTTATACAAGAACTTAAGGTTCAAACCCTCGCTTGTAGCACCTGGTGGATTTTATGTAAAGGAATGGTACACTAAGCTTCTTCATATTTCTGGTTCAGGCGTAGTCAATGTTGTAACtcatcatatatataacttGGGCCCAG GTAATAACACACATCTTGTAGAGAAGATTTTAGATCCTAATCGCATGATCAAAGTGGAAACAACTTTCAAAAATCTTTCAGAAACCATTCAAAAACATGGTCCTTGGGCTTCTGCATGGGTTGGAGAAGCTGGCGGGGCAGCTAACAGTGGCGGTATTGGTATATCTAACACATTTGTGAATAGCTTTTG GTACTTAGATCAACTTGGAATGGCATCCAACTACAATACTAAAGTTTATTGTAGGCAGACATTAATTGGAGGGAACTATGGCCTTCTCAATTCCTCCACGCTCTCTCCTAATCCTGACTACTACAG CGCACTATTGTGGCATCGGCTGATGGGAAAGAAGGTTCTTGGTGTTTCGAGTGATATTTCTTCGCCATTTTTACGCACTTACGCCCATTGTTCAAAAGACAGG GCTGGTGTAACACTACTAGTGATCAACATAAGCAATCAAACTCAGTTCAGACTCAATGTGAAAAACCATGGAACTGTTAAAGCAAATGAAGTGGCCAAATTCAGGGAAGAGTATCACTTAACTCCAAAAGATAATAATCTCAGAAGCCATACCATGGTGCTGAATGGCATTCCACTCAAGTTAACAAATAAAGGGGATATTCCAACAATGAATCCAGTGCACAATAATGTGAAATCTCCAATATACATAGCTCCTTTGTccattgcttttattttgtacCCAAACTTTGATGCTCCAGCTTGTGCCAGGCACTCTGAAAACTATAAAGTCTATGATAAATAa
- the LOC25488663 gene encoding SNAP25 homologous protein SNAP33 yields the protein MLGSKKSPLKDAKPRSKHNPFDSDEEKKDNRKNISSKKNSSQYNLVQRDTNTNPFDDVDARGHSSSSSYAPSYGNRNMYKNDFRDSGGLQSQSVEDLEEYAVYKAEETTKSVNNCRKIAEEMREDATKTLVMLHHQGEQITRSHDIAAGIDHNLSRGEKLLGSLGGIFSKTWKPKKTGTITGPTIFGDDPVRKSANHLEQREKLGLNSAPKGQSKPRKALSEPTNAFERVEVEKEKQDDALSDISDLLGELKGMAMDMGTEIERQTKAIDGFEKDTEKLNIRMNGANQRTLHLLRK from the exons ATGTTAGGTTCAAAGAAATCTCCTTTGAAAGATGCTAAACCCAGGTCTAAGCATAATCCCTTTGATTCTGATGAAGAGAAAAAGGATAACAGAAAGAATATTTCTTCAAAGAAGAATTCTTCTCAATATAACCTAGTTCAGAGAGATACTAATACCAACCcttttgatgatgttgatgctCGTGGTCACTCTTCATCGTCATCTTATGCCCCATCGTATGGTAATCGAAACATGTATAAGAACGACTTCCGTGACTCTGGTGGATTGCAGAGTCAATCTGTGGAGGATTTGGAGGAGTATGCTGTTTACAAAGCTGAAGAGACGACAAAATCGGTAAACAATTGTCGGAAGATAGCAGAGGAAATGCGAGAAGATGCTACCAAGACTTTGGTCATGCTGCATCATCAGGGCGAGCAGATTACTAGGAGTCACGATATTGCTGCTGGCATTGACCATAATTTAAGCAGG GGAGAAAAACTATTGGGAAGTCTTGGTGGCATATTCTCCAAAACATGGAAACCAAAGAAGACGGGCACAATAACAGGCCCTACAATATTTGGAG ATGATCCAGTCCGAAAAAGCGCCAACCACTTGGAGCAACGAGAGAAGTTAGGATTAAATTCTGCTCCTAAAGGACAGTCAAAGCCAAGGAAAGCGCTTTCCGAGCCAACAAATGCATTTGAAAGAGTCGAG GTTGAGAAAGAGAAGCAAGATGATGCACTGTCAGATATAAGTGATCTCTTGGGAGAACTGAAGGGCATGGCCATGGACATGGGAACTGAAATTGAGAG GCAAACCAAAGCTATAGATGGATTTGAAAAAGATACTGAGAAGTTGAATATCCGCATGAATGGCGCCAACCAACGTACTCTTCATTTACTTAGAAAATAG
- the LOC25488664 gene encoding endoglucanase 16, producing MDNKRVYLAIIATCLALFQGNMILVKGQFNYKEALTKSLIFLEAQRSGKLPPSNRVPWRGDSAVDDGKLDNVDLSGGYYDAGDNVKYGLPMAFTVTTLSWAAIFYKTEFEATNEMGNIQNAIRWGTDYFLKTSSQRNRLYVEVGDPVDDHHCWAPPENMKTKRTVKLIDSNTPGTEIAAETSAAMAASSIVFRHVDPKYSRRLLNKAKLLFELARSHKGTYDGECPFYCSYSGYNDELMWAATWLYMATRKSMYMKYIQEEAISASVAEFSWDLKYAGVQVLLTQLHFEGQKGLEAFKAHGESYICSDLPDSPYKQINLTPGGFIHMRDGANTQYATGTSFLFTVYSDLLAKYNQKVKCGNKEFDSAHLLDFAKMQMDYILGKNPEGRSYMVGFGKNPPTQAHHRGASVPNLSPNEEINCPTSFKKWLERDAPNPHELTGAIVGGPDINDKFNDKRTDSPKTEPCTYVNSLAVGVLAKLASLG from the exons ATGGATAATAAAAGAGTATATTTGGCCATCATTGCAACATGTCTTGCTTTGTTCCAAGGAAACATGATACTTGTTAAGGGTCAATTTAACTACAAGGAAGCTCTCACAAAATCTCTCATCTTCTTAGAGGCGCAAAGATCAGGGAAACTCCCTCCCAGTAATAGGGTCCCTTGGAGAGGAGACTCAGCAGTGGATGATGGAAAACTCGATAAT GTTGACCTATCAGGAGGATATTATGATGCCGGGGACAATGTGAAATATGGGCTACCAATGGCATTCACAGTTACTACATTATCATGGGCagcaatattttataaaacagaATTTGAAGCAACTAATGAAATGGGAAATATTCAAAATGCCATTAGATGGGGTACTGATTATTTTCTGAAAACTAGTTCCCAAAGAAATAGATTATATGTAGAGGTAGGGGACCCAGTTGATGATCACCATTGTTGGGCACCACCGGAAAATATGAAGACAAAGAGAACAGTTAAATTAATTGATAGTAACACACCTGGCACTGAGATTGCAGCTGAAACTTCTGCTGCTATGGCTGCTTCTTCCATTGTTTTTAGGCATGTTGATCCCAAATATTCTCGCCGTCTCCTCAATAAAGCAAAATTG CTTTTCGAATTGGCAAGATCTCATAAAGGAACCTATGATGGAGAATGTCCCTTCTACTGCTCCTATTCAGGCTATAAT GATGAGTTAATGTGGGCTGCAACATGGCTATACATGGCAACAAGGAAATCAATGTACATGAAGTACATACAAGAAGAAGCAATTAGTGCTAGTGTAGCAGAATTCAGTTGGGACCTTAAATATGCTGGAGTTCAAGTTCTTCTCACTCAGTTACATTTTGAAGGTCAAAAAGGTCTTGAAGCATTTAAAGCACATGGTGAAAGTTACATATGTTCAGACCTTCCTGATAGTCCTTACAAACAAATCAATTTGACTCCTG GTGGGTTTATTCATATGAGAGATGGTGCCAATACACAATATGCCACCGGTACATCTTTCTTGTTCACTGTATATAGTGATTTACTTGCCAAATATAATCAAAAGGTCAAATGTGGAAACAAAGAATTTGATTCAGCCCATCTCCTTGATTTTGCCAAAATGCAA ATGGATTACATATTAGGAAAAAATCCTGAAGGAAGATCATATATGGTAGGTTTTGGGAAAAATCCACCAACACAAGCTCACCATAGAGGTGCTTCAGTGCCAAATTTGTCACCAAACGAAGAGATAAActgtcccacaagctttaagaAATGGCTAGAAAGAGATGCACCAAATCCACATGAGCTAACTGGGGCCATTGTTGGTGGACCTGACATCAACGACAAGTTCAATGATAAACGTACAGATTCACCTAAGACGGAACCTTGCACATATGTTAATTCCCTTGCAGTCGGTGTTCTAGCAAAGCTTGCTTCTTTGGGTTAA